One Phoenix dactylifera cultivar Barhee BC4 chromosome 14, palm_55x_up_171113_PBpolish2nd_filt_p, whole genome shotgun sequence DNA window includes the following coding sequences:
- the LOC103708111 gene encoding omega-hydroxypalmitate O-feruloyl transferase-like, which produces MAPFHDSAEPSPPFFTEFLACLHRCCLPSRFRDHHLPQLPKMIAELKEEFELSIKQGEPKLVPPAEETEKGLYYLSNLDQNIAVIVQTIYCFKSEDKGNETAAEVIKEALAKVLVHFYPLAGRLTISPEGKLIVNCTGEGAVFVEAEADCEMEDIGDISKADPLTLGKLLYNIPCAKNLLEIPPLVAQVTKFKCGGFILGLAMNHCMFDGLGAMEFVNSWGETARGLPLSIPPFIDRNVLKARNPPAISFPHHEFAEIEDISDTSTLYQEEMLYKSFCFDADKLERLKRKAMEDGALDKCTTFEALSGFVWKARTEALKLQPSQKSKLLFAVDGRSRFNPPLPKGYFGNGIVLTNSLCSAGELTEKPLSFAAGLVQKAVRMVTDEYMRSAIDYFEATRARPSLSATLLITTWSRLCFHTTDFGWGEPIQTGPVALPEKEVILFLSHGKERKSINVLLGLPSSAMLKFQELMEI; this is translated from the exons ATGGCTCCCTTCCATGACTCAGCGGAACCATCTCCACCTTTTTTCACAGAATTCTTGGCCTGTCTTCATAGGTGCTGTCTTCCATCTAGGTTCCGAGACCATCATTTGCCTCAACTACCAAAGATG ATTGCAGAGCTAAAAGAGGAATTTGAACTTAGCATCAAGCAAGGAGAGCCAAAACTGGTCCCCCCAGCAGAGGAAACAGAGAAGGGCCTCTACTACCTCTCTAACCTCGACCAAAACATTGCTGTCATAGTTCAGACTATCTACTGCTTCAAATCAGAGGACAAAGGAAATGAGACAGCAGCTGAAGTCATCAAGGAGGCCTTGGCCAAGGTTCTCGTCCACTTCTATCCACTTGCCGGTCGGCTCACAATTAGCCCTGAAGGGAAGCTTATAGTAAATTGCACAGGAGAAGGCGCAGTCTTTGTCGAGGCCGAAGCAGATTGTGAGATGGAAGACATTGGAGACATCTCAAAGGCTGACCCCCTGACACTGGGAAAGCTTCTTTATAACATTCCTTGTGCTAAAAATCTACTGGAGATACCTCCTCTGGTAGCTCAG GTTACCAAGTTCAAGTGTGGAGGGTTCATCCTTGGGCTAGCCATGAACCACTGCATGTTTGATGGGCTTGGCGCCATGGAATTCGTGAACTCATGGGGAGAAACAGCACGAGGCCTGCCACTGTCCATACCACCGTTCATAGACCGGAATGTACTCAAGGCCAGGAATCCTCCTGCCATCAGCTTCCCCCACCATGAATTTGCTGAGATTGAAGATATCTCTGATACCAGCACCCTGTACCAAGAAGAAATGCTTTACAAATCCTTCTGCTTCGATGCTGACAAGCTTGAGCGCCTCAAGAGGAAGGCCATGGAAGATGGAGCTCTAGACAAGTGTACTACCTTCGAAGCACTCTCTGGCTTTGTATGGAAAGCCCGAACTGAGGCATTGAAGCTCCAGCCCAGTCAGAAGTCTAAACTACTCTTTGCAGTGGATGGGAGGTCAAGGTTCAATCCTCCCCTTCCAAAAGGCTACTTTGGCAATGGCATCGTGCTTACCAACTCTCTCTGCAGTGCGGGGGAGCTTACGGAGAAGCCGCTCTCCTTCGCAGCTGGGCTGGTCCAGAAGGCAGTGCGCATGGTCACCGATGAGTACATGAGATCGGCGATCGACTACTTTGAAGCAACTAGAGCTAGGCCTTCTCTGAGTGCTACTCTTTTGATAACTACTTGGTCTAGGTTGTGCTTCCATACTACAGATTTCGGGTGGGGGGAGCCAATTCAGACTGGGCCTGTGGCTCTTCCTGAGAAAGAGGTGATCTTGTTCTTGTCTCAtggaaaggagaggaagagcaTAAATGTGCTTCTGGGTCTACCAAGCTCAGCAATGCTTAAATTCCAAGAGCTGATGGAGATATAG
- the LOC103708133 gene encoding auxin-induced protein X15-like, which produces MPKSKSWQRSRSTVKHQIAPEGYFTVYVGSNKERFVIKMECMNHPLFKNLLDEAEMEYGFKSEGPLELPCDVELFYQVLRGIDQEMMASPKCGFARSSSGYRIFSPSRLLVMGQF; this is translated from the coding sequence ATGCCGAAGAGCAAATCATGGCAGCGGTCTAGGTCCACTGTGAAGCACCAAATTGCACCAGAAGGCTACTTCACGGTGTACGTCGGGTCTAACAAGGAACGGTTCGTGATCAAGATGGAGTGCATGAACCACCCCCTCTTCAAGAACCTCCTCGATGAGGCTGAGATGGAGTATGGTTTCAAGAGTGAAGGGCCATTGGAGCTTCCATGCGACGTCGAGCTCTTCTACCAAGTCTTGCGCGGAATCGACCAAGAGATGATGGCTTCACCAAAGTGTGGCTTCGCCAGAAGTTCTAGTGGATACCGGATTTTCAGTCCTTCTCGTCTCTTGGTCATGGGTCAATTCTAG
- the LOC120113125 gene encoding uncharacterized protein LOC120113125: MNRGRSYKEEEKTAERDDASCLLLWGGDRPQSVIYSRGSGRRPADREADRRSLLASLEDEIRALRSWQSRPEPESGSPDWICAGLAQIELLHTSLDDLLQLLQAQDTLRHRSSTPWTDRLLDDFLRFADAYGSFRSVLISLKETQFELQTAIRRRDEARVASSIRSQKRIQKDLAKLVVSIREASRSPAPALAADAAEREMAGIMREATAATTMASAAVFLGIRAVSSSASESKR; encoded by the exons ATGAACCGAGGAAGGTCAtataaagaggaggagaaaacagCTGAACGAGATGATGcttcatgcttgcttctatgggGAGGAGATCGTCCCCAGTCGGTAATAT ATTCGCGGGGCTCAGGGCGCCGTCCCGCTGACCGTGAAGCAGATCGCCGAAGCCTTCTCGCCTCGCTCGAGGACGAGATCCGCGCCCTCCGGTCCTGGCAGTCCCGCCCGGAGCCGGAGTCCGGCTCCCCGGATTGGATCTGCGCCGGCCTCGCCCAAATCGAGCTCCTCCACACCTCCCTAGACGACCTCCTCCAGCTCCTCCAGGCCCAGGACACCCTCCGCCACCGCTCCTCCACCCCCTGGACCGACCGCCTTCTCGACGACTTCCTCCGCTTCGCCGACGCCTACGGCTCCTTCCGATCCGTCCTCATCTCCCTCAAAGAAACCCAGTTTGAGCTCCAGACCGCCATCCGGCGGCGCGACGAGGCCCGGGTCGCGTCCTCCATCCGGTCCCAAAAAAGAATCCAGAAAGATCTTGCCAAGCTCGTTGTTTCCATTCGAGAAGCATCCAGATCGCCCGCCCCCGCACTGGCGGCGGATGCGGCGGAGCGAGAGATGGCGGGGATCATGAGGGAGGCGACGGCGGCCACTACGATGGCTTCGGCGGCAGTTTTCTTGGGGATCAGGGCGGTTTCCTCCTCCGCATCGGAATCCAAGAGATAA